A single genomic interval of Streptomyces showdoensis harbors:
- a CDS encoding aspartate carbamoyltransferase catalytic subunit: MMRHLISAADLTRDDAVLILDTAEEMARVADRPIKKLPTLRGRTICNLFFEDSTRTRISFEAAEKRLSADVINFAAKGSSVSKGESLKDTAQTLEAMGVDAVVIRHSASGAPYRLATSGWIDAPVINAGDGTHQHPTQALLDAFTMRRRLIGRDTGLGKDLAGKRITLVGDVLHSRVARSNVDLLHTLGAEVTLVAPPTLVPVGVETWPCEVSYDLDGVLPKSDAVMMLRVQRERMNAAFFPTEREYSRRYGLDGERMAKMPEHAIVMHPGPMVRGMEITAEVADSDRCTVVEQVANGVSIRMAVLYLLLGGYEPATPATPRTEEN; the protein is encoded by the coding sequence ATGATGCGTCACCTCATCTCGGCCGCCGACCTCACCCGCGACGACGCCGTCCTCATCCTCGACACCGCCGAGGAGATGGCCCGGGTGGCCGACCGGCCCATCAAGAAGCTGCCGACCCTGCGCGGCCGCACGATCTGCAACCTCTTCTTCGAGGACTCCACCCGGACCCGGATCTCCTTCGAGGCCGCCGAGAAGCGCCTCTCCGCCGACGTGATCAACTTCGCGGCCAAGGGCTCCAGCGTCTCCAAGGGCGAGTCGCTCAAGGACACCGCGCAGACCCTGGAGGCGATGGGCGTCGACGCCGTCGTCATCCGGCACAGCGCCTCCGGCGCCCCGTACCGCCTGGCCACCTCGGGCTGGATCGACGCCCCGGTCATCAACGCCGGCGACGGCACCCACCAGCACCCCACCCAGGCCCTGCTCGACGCCTTCACCATGCGCCGCCGCCTGATCGGCCGCGACACCGGTCTCGGCAAGGACCTGGCCGGCAAGCGCATCACGCTCGTCGGCGACGTCCTGCACAGCCGGGTCGCCCGCTCCAACGTCGACCTGCTGCACACCCTCGGCGCCGAGGTCACCCTGGTGGCCCCGCCCACCCTGGTCCCGGTCGGCGTCGAGACCTGGCCCTGCGAGGTCTCGTACGACCTCGACGGCGTGCTGCCGAAGTCCGACGCGGTGATGATGCTGCGTGTGCAGCGCGAGCGGATGAACGCCGCCTTCTTCCCGACCGAGCGCGAGTACTCGCGCCGGTACGGGCTGGACGGCGAGCGGATGGCGAAGATGCCCGAGCACGCCATCGTCATGCACCCCGGGCCCATGGTCCGCGGCATGGAGATCACCGCCGAGGTCGCCGACTCCGACCGCTGCACGGTCGTCGAGCAGGTCGCCAACGGCGTCTCCATCCGGATGGCCGTGCTCTACCTGCTGCTGGGCGGCTACGAGCCCGCCACCCCCGCCACCCCCCGCACCGAGGAGAACTGA
- a CDS encoding dihydroorotase, giving the protein MSKILIRGAKVLGGEAQDVLIDGETIAEVGTGLSAEGAQVIEAEGQILLPGLVDLHTHLREPGREDSETVLTGTRAAASGGYTAVFAMANTHPVADTAGVVEQVYRLGREHGYCDVQPIGAVTVGLEGKKLAELGAMHDSAAGVTVFSDDGKCVDDAVIMRRALEYVKAFGGVVAQHAQEPRLTEGAQMNEGVVSAELGLGGWPAVAEESIIARDVLLAEHVGSRVHICHLSTAGSVEIVRWAKSRGIDVTAEVTPHHLLLTDELVRSYNPVYKVNPPLRTERDVMALREALADGTIDIVATDHAPHPHEDKDCEWAAAAMGMVGLETALSVVQQTMVETGLLDWAGVADRMSVKPAAIGRATEHGRPVSAGEPANLTLVDPAYRGVVDPADFASRSRNTPYEGRELPGRVTHTFLRGRATLVDGKLA; this is encoded by the coding sequence ATGAGCAAGATCCTGATCCGTGGTGCGAAGGTGCTCGGCGGCGAGGCCCAGGACGTCCTGATCGACGGCGAGACCATCGCCGAGGTGGGCACCGGCCTGTCGGCCGAGGGCGCCCAGGTGATCGAGGCCGAGGGGCAGATCCTGCTGCCCGGTCTCGTCGACCTGCACACCCACCTGCGCGAGCCGGGCCGCGAGGACTCCGAGACCGTCCTCACCGGCACCCGGGCCGCCGCCTCCGGCGGCTACACGGCCGTCTTCGCCATGGCCAACACCCACCCGGTCGCCGACACCGCCGGTGTCGTCGAGCAGGTCTACCGCCTCGGCCGCGAGCACGGCTACTGCGACGTCCAGCCCATCGGCGCCGTCACCGTCGGCCTGGAGGGCAAGAAGCTCGCCGAGCTCGGCGCCATGCACGACTCCGCCGCCGGCGTCACCGTCTTCTCCGACGACGGCAAGTGCGTCGACGACGCCGTGATCATGCGCCGCGCCCTGGAGTACGTGAAGGCCTTCGGCGGCGTCGTCGCCCAGCACGCCCAGGAGCCCCGCCTCACCGAGGGCGCCCAGATGAACGAGGGCGTCGTCTCCGCGGAGCTCGGCCTCGGCGGCTGGCCGGCCGTCGCGGAGGAGTCGATCATCGCCCGCGACGTCCTGCTCGCCGAGCACGTCGGCTCCCGCGTCCACATCTGCCACCTCTCCACGGCCGGCTCCGTCGAGATCGTCCGCTGGGCCAAGTCCCGCGGCATCGACGTCACCGCCGAGGTCACCCCGCACCACCTCCTCCTCACGGACGAGCTCGTACGGTCGTACAACCCGGTCTACAAGGTGAACCCGCCGCTGCGCACCGAGCGGGACGTCATGGCGCTGCGCGAGGCCCTCGCCGACGGCACCATCGACATCGTCGCCACCGACCACGCCCCGCACCCGCACGAGGACAAGGACTGCGAGTGGGCCGCCGCCGCCATGGGCATGGTCGGCCTGGAGACCGCCCTCTCGGTGGTCCAGCAGACGATGGTCGAGACCGGCCTCCTCGACTGGGCCGGCGTCGCCGACCGGATGTCCGTCAAGCCCGCCGCCATCGGGCGGGCCACTGAGCACGGCCGCCCCGTCTCGGCAGGTGAGCCCGCCAACCTGACGCTGGTCGATCCGGCTTACCGTGGTGTGGTGGACCCCGCCGACTTCGCCTCCCGCAGCCGCAACACCCCCTACGAGGGCCGCGAGCTGCCCGGGCGCGTCACCCACACGTTCCTGCGGGGCCGGGCAACGCTCGTCGACGGGAAGCTGGCGTGA